In Pangasianodon hypophthalmus isolate fPanHyp1 chromosome 3, fPanHyp1.pri, whole genome shotgun sequence, a single genomic region encodes these proteins:
- the six3a gene encoding homeobox protein SIX3a, whose translation MVFRSPLELYPSHFFLPNFADRPLLVASSAPSARSPEDLSMFQLPTLNFSAEQVASVCETLEETGDIERLGRFLWSLPVAPGACEAINKHESILRARAVVAFHTGNFRDLYHILENHKFTKDSHGKLQAMWLEAHYQEAEKLRGRPLGPVDKYRVRKKFPLPRTIWDGEQKTHCFKERTRSLLREWYLQDPYPNPSKKRELAQATGLTPTQVGNWFKNRRQRDRAAAAKNRLQHQAIGQNGMRSLSECTPHSSAESPCTAASPTTSVSSVTERADMATSILSVTSSDSECDV comes from the exons ATGGTTTTCAGATCTCCTTTAGAGCTCTATCCCTCCCATTTCTTCCTGCCCAACTTCGCTGATCGGCCCTTGCTCGTGGCGAGCAGCGCGCCCAGCGCCCGCTCTCCAGAAGACTTGTCCATGTTTCAGCTACCGACCCTCAACTTCTCCGCGGAGCAGGTGGCGAGCGTCTGCGAGACGCTTGAGGAGACCGGAGACATCGAGCGACTGGGTCGCTTTCTGTGGTCGCTGCCGGTGGCGCCGGGCGCATGCGAGGCTATTAACAAACACGAGTCGATCCTGCGCGCCCGTGCTGTGGTCGCCTTCCACACGGGCAACTTCCGCGACCTCTATCATATCCTGGAAAACCACAAGTTCACCAAGGACTCGCACGGCAAGCTGCAGGCCATGTGGCTCGAGGCTCACTACCAGGAGGCCGAGAAGCTGCGGGGGCGCCCGCTCGGACCCGTCGATAAGTACAGAGTGCGCAAGAAGTTTCCGCTGCCCAGAACCATCTGGGACGGCGAACAAAAGACGCACTGTTTCAAGGAACGGACGCGCAGTCTGTTGCGGGAGTGGTACCTGCAGGACCCGTATCCCAACCCGAGCAAGAAACGGGAACTGGCGCAGGCCACTGGACTCACTCCTACACAGGTCGGAAACTGGTTTAAAAACCGGAGGCAAAGAGACAGAGCAGCGGCAGCGAAAAACAG GCTCCAGCACCAAGCCATAGGACAGAACGGCATGCGCTCTCTATCTGAATGCACTCCGCATAGCTCGGCAGAGTCGCCGTGCACCGCCGCCAGTCCCACCACCAGCGTGTCCAGCGTGACGGAGCGCGCCGACATGGCCACCTCCATCCTCTCCGTAACCTCCAGTGACTCCGAATGCGATGTATGA